The Henckelia pumila isolate YLH828 chromosome 2, ASM3356847v2, whole genome shotgun sequence genome includes a window with the following:
- the LOC140881859 gene encoding uncharacterized protein isoform X1: MDSNTQSEEEEEEESEEPSTENDEVLSAESLLDHDMTTISEHHFGETEDGFSISIIENMKEDYGLYVWPCSIILAEYIWQQKSRFSGANVVELGAGTSLPGLVAVKVGADVTLTDDSNRSEVLDNMRRVCELNDVKCKVMGLTWGVWDAPVFTLQPNIILGADVLYDSTSFDDLFATVSFLLHKHSDSVFITTYHNRSPGLNYCVSLKTLEKKSNVREASTRDLGFFSREQLVAVWGFKGLLQSFMGIT, translated from the exons ATGGATTCGAATACTCAgtcggaagaagaagaagaagaggagaGTGAG GAACCATCTACGGAGAACGATGAAGTGCTTTCGGCTGAATCATTGCTTGACCATGACATGACCACGATATCTGAACATCATTTTGGCGAAACTGAGGATGGTTTCTCCATCAGCATCATTGAG AACATGAAAGAAGATTATGGGTTGTATGTATGGCCGTGTAGTATTATTCTAGCTGAGTACATTTGGCAGCAGAAGTCACGATTTTCTGGGGCTAATGTTGTTGAG CTGGGTGCTGGAACTTCTTTGCCTGGATTGGTTGCTGTGAAAGTGGGTGCAGATGTAACACTTACCGATGACTCAAATAGATCGGAG GTGTTGGATAACATGAGGAGGGTGtgtgaattgaatgatgttaagTGTAAA GTTATGGGGCTAACATGGGGTGTATGGGATGCTCCTGTATTCACTTTGCAGCCAAATATCATTCTTGGAGCCGATGTTCTCTATGATTCTACTT CATTCGATGATCTTTTTGCAACTGTCTCATTTCTACTCCACAAACATTCGGATTCTGTTTTCATCACAACCTATCACAACAGAAG CCCGGGATTAAATTACTGTGTAAGCTTGAAAACGTTGGAGAAAAAATCCAATGTGAGAGAAG CATCAACTCGAGATCTAGGTTTCTTCAGCAGGGAACAACTCGTCGCTGTATGGGGATTCAAAGGACTTCTGCAGAGCTTTA TGGGCATCACTTAA
- the LOC140881859 gene encoding uncharacterized protein isoform X3 has translation MDSNTQSEEEEEEESEEPSTENDEVLSAESLLDHDMTTISEHHFGETEDGFSISIIENMKEDYGLYVWPCSIILAEYIWQQKSRFSGANVVELGAGTSLPGLVAVKVGADVTLTDDSNRSEVLDNMRRVCELNDVMGLTWGVWDAPVFTLQPNIILGADVLYDSTSFDDLFATVSFLLHKHSDSVFITTYHNRSPGLNYCVSLKTLEKKSNVREASTRDLGFFSREQLVAVWGFKGLLQSFMGIT, from the exons ATGGATTCGAATACTCAgtcggaagaagaagaagaagaggagaGTGAG GAACCATCTACGGAGAACGATGAAGTGCTTTCGGCTGAATCATTGCTTGACCATGACATGACCACGATATCTGAACATCATTTTGGCGAAACTGAGGATGGTTTCTCCATCAGCATCATTGAG AACATGAAAGAAGATTATGGGTTGTATGTATGGCCGTGTAGTATTATTCTAGCTGAGTACATTTGGCAGCAGAAGTCACGATTTTCTGGGGCTAATGTTGTTGAG CTGGGTGCTGGAACTTCTTTGCCTGGATTGGTTGCTGTGAAAGTGGGTGCAGATGTAACACTTACCGATGACTCAAATAGATCGGAG GTGTTGGATAACATGAGGAGGGTGtgtgaattgaatgat GTTATGGGGCTAACATGGGGTGTATGGGATGCTCCTGTATTCACTTTGCAGCCAAATATCATTCTTGGAGCCGATGTTCTCTATGATTCTACTT CATTCGATGATCTTTTTGCAACTGTCTCATTTCTACTCCACAAACATTCGGATTCTGTTTTCATCACAACCTATCACAACAGAAG CCCGGGATTAAATTACTGTGTAAGCTTGAAAACGTTGGAGAAAAAATCCAATGTGAGAGAAG CATCAACTCGAGATCTAGGTTTCTTCAGCAGGGAACAACTCGTCGCTGTATGGGGATTCAAAGGACTTCTGCAGAGCTTTA TGGGCATCACTTAA
- the LOC140881859 gene encoding uncharacterized protein isoform X4 has product MDSNTQSEEEEEEESEEPSTENDEVLSAESLLDHDMTTISEHHFGETEDGFSISIIENMKEDYGLYVWPCSIILAEYIWQQKSRFSGANVVELGAGTSLPGLVAVKVGADVTLTDDSNRSEVLDNMRRVCELNDVKCKVMGLTWGVWDAPVFTLQPNIILGADVLYDSTSFDDLFATVSFLLHKHSDSVFITTYHNRRKISLYLCSQCFDNASKVKIYQYVGFTECIDKSPL; this is encoded by the exons ATGGATTCGAATACTCAgtcggaagaagaagaagaagaggagaGTGAG GAACCATCTACGGAGAACGATGAAGTGCTTTCGGCTGAATCATTGCTTGACCATGACATGACCACGATATCTGAACATCATTTTGGCGAAACTGAGGATGGTTTCTCCATCAGCATCATTGAG AACATGAAAGAAGATTATGGGTTGTATGTATGGCCGTGTAGTATTATTCTAGCTGAGTACATTTGGCAGCAGAAGTCACGATTTTCTGGGGCTAATGTTGTTGAG CTGGGTGCTGGAACTTCTTTGCCTGGATTGGTTGCTGTGAAAGTGGGTGCAGATGTAACACTTACCGATGACTCAAATAGATCGGAG GTGTTGGATAACATGAGGAGGGTGtgtgaattgaatgatgttaagTGTAAA GTTATGGGGCTAACATGGGGTGTATGGGATGCTCCTGTATTCACTTTGCAGCCAAATATCATTCTTGGAGCCGATGTTCTCTATGATTCTACTT CATTCGATGATCTTTTTGCAACTGTCTCATTTCTACTCCACAAACATTCGGATTCTGTTTTCATCACAACCTATCACAACAGAAG GAAAATTTCACTCTACTTGTGCAGCCAGTGCTTTGATAATGCATCTAAGGTGAAAATTTATCAATATGTGGGGTTTACTGAATGTATTGATAAATCTCCACTTTAG
- the LOC140881859 gene encoding uncharacterized protein isoform X2, with protein MDSNTQSEEEEEEESEEPSTENDEVLSAESLLDHDMTTISEHHFGETEDGFSISIIENMKEDYGLYVWPCSIILAEYIWQQKSRFSGANVVELGAGTSLPGLVAVKVGADVTLTDDSNRSEVLDNMRRVCELNDVKCKVMGLTWGVWDAPVFTLQPNIILGADVLYDSTSFDDLFATVSFLLHKHSDSVFITTYHNRSGHHLIEFLMVKWGLKCTKLVDGFSFMPSHKASRLSGNIQLVEIVSDAL; from the exons ATGGATTCGAATACTCAgtcggaagaagaagaagaagaggagaGTGAG GAACCATCTACGGAGAACGATGAAGTGCTTTCGGCTGAATCATTGCTTGACCATGACATGACCACGATATCTGAACATCATTTTGGCGAAACTGAGGATGGTTTCTCCATCAGCATCATTGAG AACATGAAAGAAGATTATGGGTTGTATGTATGGCCGTGTAGTATTATTCTAGCTGAGTACATTTGGCAGCAGAAGTCACGATTTTCTGGGGCTAATGTTGTTGAG CTGGGTGCTGGAACTTCTTTGCCTGGATTGGTTGCTGTGAAAGTGGGTGCAGATGTAACACTTACCGATGACTCAAATAGATCGGAG GTGTTGGATAACATGAGGAGGGTGtgtgaattgaatgatgttaagTGTAAA GTTATGGGGCTAACATGGGGTGTATGGGATGCTCCTGTATTCACTTTGCAGCCAAATATCATTCTTGGAGCCGATGTTCTCTATGATTCTACTT CATTCGATGATCTTTTTGCAACTGTCTCATTTCTACTCCACAAACATTCGGATTCTGTTTTCATCACAACCTATCACAACAGAAG TGGGCATCACTTAATTGAGTTTTTGATGGTGAAATGGGGTTTGAAGTGCACCAAGCTTGTTGACGGGTTCTCGTTCATGCCCTCCCACAAGGCATCAAGGTTGAGTGGAAACATTCAGTTGGTCGAGATTGTTTCGGATGCTCTCTAA
- the LOC140881861 gene encoding ubiquitin-like-conjugating enzyme ATG10, with protein MESGDGTLSATEFRVAACAFSELWKRFNSSCPQWSWIPSPKRSWVHDHNTEGYLSLENMIPPRLFQKYDVMEEEDGSSAEEDDFIDTAKLVRNHDPEVHHYNFHIVYSLSYRVPVLYFHAYCSDGQPLALEDIEKDIPVNSAQLLTKSKWTFLTQEEHPILNRPWYTLHPCGTMEWMKLLLGNKTCIDKDGLPVDKYLVSWFSVVGQIFGLKIPFEMV; from the exons ATGGAGTCTGGGGATGGAACCCTTTCTGCTACAGAATTCCGCGTCGCTGCTTGTGCTTTCTCCGAGCTATGGAAAAGATTCAATTCCTCTTGTCCGCAATGGTCATGGATTCCTTCTCCAAAACGATCTTGGGTTCACGATCACAAT ACGGAAGGATATTTATCTCTGGAAAATATGATTCCTCCCAGGTTATTTCAG AAATATGATGTGATGGAGGAAGAAGATGGTAGTTCTGCTGAAGAAGATGACTTTATTGACACGGCTAAATTA GTTCGAAATCATGATCCTGAAGTTCATCACTACAACTTCCACATAGTCTACAGCCTTTCTTACAGGGTTCCGGTGCTTTATTTTCATGCTTACTGCAGTG ATGGACAACCTCTGGCTTTAGAAGACATCGAAAAAGATATTCCAGTTAACTCTGCACAGTTGCTAACCAAATCCAAGTGGACATTTCTTACTCAGGAG GAGCATCCCATATTGAATCGGCCGTGGTATACATTACATCCCTGTGGGACAATGGAATGGATGAAGCTGCTCTTAGGTAACAAAACTTGTATTGATAAAGACGGCCTACCAGTAGATAAATATCTGGTCTCTTGGTTTTCAGTTGTTGGACAAATATTTGGGCTTAAAATTCCTTTTGAAATGGTGTAA
- the LOC140883715 gene encoding chloroplast envelope quinone oxidoreductase homolog — protein sequence MAEKLMHAVQYDRYGGGASGLKHVEVPVPTPGKSEVLLKLEATSLNPVDWKTQKGMLRPLFPGKFPFIPATDVAGEVVEVGPGTKNFKPGDKVVAMLSHLSGGGLSEYAVAKENLTVPRPPEVSAADAASLPVAALTAHMALTQSAEVKLDGSGPHKNILITAASGGVGHYAVQLAKLGKTHITATCGARNVDFVRSLGADEVLDYQTPEGAALKSPSGKKYDAVIHCARAFPWSVFEPNLSENGKVIDITPGASAMWTFAVKKLTFSKKKLVPLLLIPKGENLKYLVELVKQGKIKTIIDSKYSLSKAEDAWSKSIEGHATGKIIVEP from the exons ATGGCGGAAAAGCTTATGCATGCGGTTCAGTATGACAGATATGGCGGTGGGGCATCTGGTTTGAAG CATGTTGAAGTTCCTGTTCCTACACCTGGTAAAAGTGAGGTGCTACTGAAATTGGAGGCCACAAGCCTAAATCCGGTTGATTGGAAAACACAGAAAGGCATGCTTCGGCCTCTTTTTCCTGGGAAATTTCCTTTTATACCGG CTACTGATGTAGCTGGAGAGGTAGTGGAGGTTGGACCAGGCACCAAAAACTTCAAGCCTGGTGATAAAGTAGTTGCAATGCTGAGCCATCTC TCAGGAGGTGGTTTGTCTGAATATGCAGTGGCAAAGGAAAATCTGACGGTTCCTAGGCCCCCTGAAGTATCAGCTGCTGATGCTGCGAGTCTTCCAGTTGCCGCCCTTACAGCTCACATGGCCCTCACTCAGTCGGCTGAGGTTAAGCTTGATGGAAGTGGACCGCACAAGAACATTCTCATCACTGCTGCCTCTGGTGGTGTTGGTCATTACGCTGTTCAGCTGGCAAAACTTGGAAAGACGCACATCACAGCCACTTGTGGTGCCCGAAACGTCGACTTCGTGAGAAGCCTTGGGGCAGATGAAGTTCTTGATTATCAGACTCCAGAAGGAGCAGCCCTTAAGAGTCCATCGGGCAAAAAATATGATGCGGTCATTCACTGTGCACGGGCCTTTCCTTGGTCTGTTTTTGAGCCAAATTTGAGTGAGAATGGGAAGGTCATCGACATCACTCCCGGGGCTAGCGCAATGTGGACTTTTGCTGTGAAGAAACTTACCTTCTCCAAAAAGAAACTTGTGCCATTGCTTCTTATCCCGAAAGGTGAGAACCTGAAGTATCTTGTTGAGTTGGTGAAACAAGGGAAGATCAAGACGATAATCGATTCGAAGTATAGTTTGAGCAAAGCTGAAGATGCTTGGTCCAAGAGTATTGAGGGCCATGCTACTGGGAAGATCATTGTGGAACCATAA